The proteins below come from a single Methanobrevibacter olleyae genomic window:
- a CDS encoding Gar1/Naf1 family protein — protein MKFLGNISHLANSGKLIVKTTKTPPAGAFVFTNDKEKIGKVYSIFGPVKKPYVSVNIFRSVNRRDLESRHGEKLFVSTKNEMDKINKRDKNKRNSRKNSKSNSRKFKSRKSTFKKRRNK, from the coding sequence ATGAAATTTTTAGGAAATATTTCACACCTTGCTAATTCTGGAAAGCTTATTGTTAAAACCACCAAGACTCCTCCAGCAGGAGCTTTTGTTTTTACTAATGATAAAGAAAAAATAGGTAAGGTTTATTCTATTTTTGGCCCTGTTAAAAAACCATATGTTTCTGTTAATATTTTTAGGTCAGTAAATAGAAGGGATCTTGAAAGTAGACATGGTGAAAAACTATTTGTTTCTACTAAAAATGAAATGGATAAAATCAATAAGAGAGATAAAAACAAGAGGAATTCTAGAAAAAATTCAAAATCTAACTCTAGAAAATTTAAAAGTAGAAAATCCACTTTTAAGAAAAGAAGAAATAAATAG